In Ischnura elegans chromosome 6, ioIscEleg1.1, whole genome shotgun sequence, one genomic interval encodes:
- the LOC124161395 gene encoding ATP-dependent DNA helicase PIF2-like, producing MARGLLDELDEYGHALEEAATFKTGRALRQLFFAVIMFGAPAAVLWERFKGPLSEDYAGRLDERAAYHHALCDIDHMLRPHGRCLRDMGLPEVEDVTTEVGREEVRWNPEDAARAVEEWRPKLTEEQLSVVDAVITAVRNVHMRDRVFFIDGPSGTGKTVVLNHLTARMRAEGAIVLCTASTGIAALNHQGGITAHSMFQLPLETDDPNAPCGITGGSQRADLIRRASLIIWDEAPMSHRNTINILDRSLRDICQVEAAFGGKVVVLAGDFRQIPPIIPDGSKADIIDASLKSSVLWPIIIKKKLRSILRSRDDRAYSKFVLAVGEDRVPTVAMGEYQTIPLGSISFTTSLQELIDFVYPADVLSEDSCKVLSKGPGKDLDIASQNACKEA from the coding sequence ATGGCAAGAGGGTTGCTCGACGAACTAGACGAATACGGACACGCTCTAGAAGAGGCTGCGACTTTTAAGACGGGAAGAGCCCTGCGACAACTCTTCTTCGCCGTAATTATGTTTGGTGCTCCCGCAGCCGTTCTTTGGGAAAGATTTAAGGGCCCCCTGAGCGAGGACTACGCGGGACGTTTAGACGAAAGAGCGGCCTATCATCACGCCTTATGCGATATAGATCACATGCTTCGTCCTCACGGAAGATGTTTGAGGGACATGGGTCTTCCTGAGGTCGAAGACGTAACTACGGAAGTCGGTCGAGAAGAGGTACGATGGAATCCCGAGGACGCCGCCAGGGCAGTTGAGGAGTGGCGTCCCAAGCTGACCGAGGAACAGCTTAGCGTTGTCGACGCCGTAATCACCGCCGTTAGGAATGTTCATATGAGGgatagagtattttttattgacGGGCCAAGCGGGACGGGGAAAACCGTGGTTTTAAATCACCTGACGGCTAGGATGCGTGCAGAGGGCGCCATCGTGTTATGTACAGCCTCAACGGGAATAGCTGCTTTGAATCACCAAGGGGGTATCACCGCGCATTCAATGTTTCAATTGCCGCTAGAGACGGACGACCCTAATGCACCGTGCGGCATTACCGGAGGGAGCCAGAGGGCCGATCTTATACGTAGGGCTTCGCTAATCATTTGGGATGAGGCGCCCATGTCACATAGAAACACAATAAACATTCTCGACCGATCATTGAGGGATATTTGTCAGGTGGAAGCGGCGTTCGGGGGGAAAGTTGTAGTGCTAGCCGGCGATTTCAGACAAATACCGCCTATTATTCCAGATGGGTCAAAGGCCGACATAATCGACGCTTCCCTTAAGTCATCCGTATTATGGCCTATCATTATTAAGAAAAAACTCCGTTCCATTCTTCGCTCTCGAGACGATCGTGCGTACTCGAAGTTCGTTCTTGCTGTCGGGGAAGATAGAGTCCCAACCGTAGCGATGGGGGAATATCAAACTATTCCTCTCGGTAGTATTTCATTCACAACATCATTGCAGGAGCTTATAGATTTCGTGTATCCCGCTGATGTGTTAA